One Desulfurella sp. DNA segment encodes these proteins:
- a CDS encoding metallophosphoesterase — translation IAGGDIIDSSIDGIEHNIQPLKTIEAPMRKFAVLGNHEFYRGVDRCQTQLEKVGFFLLRNKCIKINNFLSIAGIDDETITDKENSDILNNCDKKTFIIFVKHRPLIKEKDFNLFDLALCGHTHAGQMFPFTLITKAFYRNRDFGYFKINGSHLIVSSGVGTWGPPFRIFSKSEIVVINISS, via the coding sequence TAATAGCAGGTGGAGATATTATTGATTCATCAATTGATGGCATAGAACATAATATTCAACCACTAAAAACAATTGAAGCTCCCATGCGTAAATTTGCAGTACTTGGCAACCATGAGTTTTATAGAGGTGTAGATAGATGCCAAACACAGCTTGAAAAAGTTGGTTTTTTTCTCTTGAGAAACAAATGTATTAAAATCAATAACTTCTTAAGCATAGCAGGTATAGACGATGAAACTATAACAGATAAAGAAAACTCCGATATTTTAAACAATTGCGACAAAAAAACATTTATTATTTTTGTCAAACACAGACCACTAATAAAAGAAAAAGATTTTAATTTATTTGATTTGGCTTTATGCGGACATACGCATGCTGGTCAAATGTTTCCATTTACACTTATAACAAAAGCATTTTATCGCAATAGAGATTTTGGATACTTTAAAATAAATGGTTCGCATTTAATTGTAAGCAGTGGCGTTGGCACATGGGGACCACCATTTAGAATTTTTTCTAAATCTGAAATTGTTGTAATTAATATATCATCCTGA